The following proteins are encoded in a genomic region of Diabrotica virgifera virgifera chromosome 1, PGI_DIABVI_V3a:
- the LOC126890699 gene encoding uncharacterized protein LOC126890699: MVCLKIIAHYSSQLEPITNKLQGVSVNLLSVKKHIGKLLEIFQNDRNHCEVIFSEIFKAVVESSKDLNIEIVIPRLVGRQTHRANVNGKSAEEYFRISIFNPYLDSLISSLKSRFSEDSNIAFSLSLLHPIYIEKDILLNSKDIKNIAEKYSFENFEAEYSTWVSMWKMKPVTMSENVEFMELLIKNCEYYPAIAKTIKIFLSIPPTTCSVERSFSTLRRVKTWLRSTMTENRLSGLCMISVHRKIVNLDKQNIISQVIDIFGSDRRNLKFLFSE, encoded by the coding sequence ATGGTTTGTCTAAAAATAATAGCGCATTATTCTTCACAACTGGAGCCAATTACAAACAAATTGCAAGGCGTTTCCGTAAATCTTCTTTCTGTGAAAAAACATATTGGAAAATTACTCGAGATCTTTCAAAACGATCGAAACCACTGCGAGGTTATATTTTCTGAAATATTCAAAGCTGTAGTAGAATCATCCAAAGATTTAAATATAGAAATTGTTATTCCAAGGCTTGTTGGACGGCAAACTCACAGAGCCAATGTTAATGGAAAATCGGCAGAAGAATATTTTAGAATATCTATATTTAATCCCTATTTAGATTCTTTAATATCTTCTCTTAAATCTAGGTTTTCTGAAGACTCCAATATTGCATTTTCTCTAAGTTTACTTCATCCGATATACATAGAGAAGGATATTTTATTGAACTCAAAAGATATCAAGAACATAGCTGAAAAGTATAGCTTTGAAAATTTTGAGGCTGAATATTCAACATGGGTATCAATGTGGAAAATGAAGCCAGTGACAATGTCAGAAAATGTAGAATTTATGGAGTTGTTAATCAAAAATTGTGAATATTATCCAGCAATTGCAAAaaccattaaaatatttttatcaattcCACCAACTACTTGTTCAGTTGAACGATCCTTTAGTACTTTGAGACGCGTTAAAACATGGCTTCGATCAACAATGACTGAAAATAGGTTGTCTGGACTTTGTATGATTTCCGTACATCGAAAAATAGTTAACTTAGATAAGCAAAATATTATTTCCCAAGTTATTGATATTTTTGGCTCTGACAGGCGAAACTTAAAATTCCTCTTTTCAGAATAA